One Candida dubliniensis CD36 chromosome 1, complete sequence genomic region harbors:
- a CDS encoding PI3-kinase, putative (Similar to C. albicans VPS34;~Similar to S. cerevisiae VPS34), protein MNHDFPTSKATIGMATLSQPQSVLPKTKIATTFGLSKDLISPISVKVCYLECTRKNISLVPLSTKFEDPKVFKKLSQIYKNSDLFVEIRVFDGKNNNLISTPVRTSYKAFNNKGRTWNQLLKLNIDYNQISIDAYLKFSICEIIDTKPSVFGVSYLSLFNHDLSTLRSGSHKIPVFMEDEPSYSKDIQYGNLTGLTDLEKRLIDYENGKYPRLNWLDKMVLPKVDATFLKTNNKDHDYYLYIELPQFEFPIVYSDIIYQIPRIEPVIDISKVAPDETLNSNIIINSIDIPMATSHDPSIMKVYDPDFHITANNHLNPNANTFDPVELKYRKLERNIDNNTILDKELKPTPQLRDELLRIMIKPSNSELTDNEKNLIWKFRYYFSKNNSVNDPSNKSVKSFLPKFLRSINWENDYELDHTFKEIIPFYWSVDKLQIGDALELLGDYFNPYTLGKPTYQDDSITSKSSKMKSDEKRFIKIYKNVCFLRKLAVERLKLANSDELLLYLLQLVQALKYEALIYEKSSPFSERSDHDEDTSALKSPLADFLIERAVENENLGNFFYWYVKVENEDQLNNPHADGPIKIYMDILNRYIELLKAHCHENKLPYYKHLKHQIWFIKKLTSLVELLRASFKKNEATAKKVEYLREYLANSGNELLKFPEPFPLPLEPSVMICGCYPEESSVFKSSLAPLKITLKTIENKKHGHTTSQLFGKRSRYGKYPLMFKIGDDLRQDQLVIQIIDLMDQLLKNENLDLKLTPYKILATSPIAGLIQFVPNETLDSILSKTYPASVTHSGGRSGETDVPPSVSNNGILNYLRLHSQEQQSEEPISKSILSTSNSQSNTEVPVLPRQPRPTITSDLGVSPILMDNYVKSCAGYCVITYILGVGDRHLDNLLLSPNGKFWHADFGYILGRDPKPFPPLMKLPIQVIDGMGGLHHENYNVFKSYCFITYTTLRKNSNLILNLFQLMLDANIPDIQFDPSRVIEKVQEKFCLQMTEEEAILHFQNLINDSVNAFLPVVIDRLHSLAQYWRA, encoded by the coding sequence atgaatcatGACTTTCCCACTTCAAAAGCAACAATCGGAATGGCAACACTCTCGCAACCACAAAGTGTACTACCCAAAACAAAGATAGCGACTACTTTTGGCTTGTCCAAGGATTTAATATCACCGATATCAGTTAAAGTTTGTTATTTAGAATGCACCAGAAAGAATATCTCTCTAGTcccattatcaacaaaatttgaAGATCCAAAAGTATTCAAAAAGCTATCTCAGATATATAAGAATTCAGATTTATTCGTTGAAATTAGAGTTTTCGATGGAAAGAATAACAATTTGATCAGCACCCCAGTGCGAACATCCTACAAGGCATTTAACAACAAAGGAAGAACCTGGAATCAACTCTTGAAATTGAACATAgattataatcaaatatcaattgacGCATATTTAAAATTCTCCATTtgtgaaattattgatacCAAACCATCAGTATTTGGAGTTTCATATTTGTCACTTTTCAACCATGATTTATCCACACTACGAAGTGGATCCCATAAGATTCCCGTGTTTATGGAAGACGAGCCAAGTTATAGTAAAGATATTCAGTATGGAAACCTAACTGGGTTGACCGACTTGGAGAAaagattaattgattatgaaaATGGTAAATATCCTAGGTTAAATTGGCTAGATAAAATGGTTCTTCCTAAAGTTGATGCTacttttttgaaaacaaataacaaagatcacgattattatttgtatATTGAATTGCctcaatttgaatttccaATTGTGTATTCGGATATTATTTACCAAATCCCAAGAATTGAACCTGTAATTGATATATCCAAGGTTGCACCAGATGAGACGTTGAACAGCAacattataatcaattcgATAGATATCCCAATGGCCACATCACACGATCCAAGCATAATGAAAGTGTACGATCCAGATTTTCATATAACTGCAAACAATCATTTAAATCCAAATGCCAATACCTTTGATCCAGTGGAATTAAAATACCGTAAGTTAGAAAGAAACATTGACAATAACACGATCCTAGACAAGGAATTGAAGCCAACACCGCAATTAAGGGATGAATTACTAAGAATTATGATCAAACCTTCAAATTCGGAGCTAACAGATAATgagaaaaatttaatttggAAATTCCGTTATTATTTTAGTAAAAACAATTCTGTGAATGATCCAAGTAACAAATCCGTAAAGTCATTCTTACCAAAGTTTTTAAGATCGATCAACTGGGAAAATGATTATGAGCTAGATCACACTTTCAAGGAAATAATTCCATTTTACTGGAGCGTTGATAAGTTGCAAATTGGGGATGCTTTGGAATTGTTGGGTGATTACTTTAATCCGTACACCTTGGGGAAACCCACATACCAAGATGATTCTATAACTTCTAAAAgttcaaaaatgaaaagcGATGAAAAACGATTTATAaagatttacaagaatGTTTGCTTTTTGAGAAAATTGGCAGTTGAGCGATTAAAATTAGCCAACAGTGATGAGCTTTTATTGTATTTGCTTCAACTAGTTCAAGCGTTGAAATACGAGGCATTGATATATGAAAAAAGTTCACCATTCTCTGAAAGGTCCGATCATGATGAAGATACGTCTGCATTAAAGTCACCATTAGCAGATTTCTTGATTGAAAGAGCAGTGGAAAATGAGAACTTGGGGAATTTCTTTTACTGGTACGTTAAAGTTGAGAATGAGGACCAACTCAATAATCCCCATGCAGATGGCCCGATAAAAATTTACATGGATATTCTTAATCGCTACATAGAATTGCTTAAGGCACATTGTCATGAAAATAAACTTCCTTACTATAAGCATTTGAAGCATCAAATATGGtttatcaagaaattaaCTTCGTTGGTAGAGTTATTACGTGCTTCTTTCAAGAAAAATGAGGCAACAGCAAAGAAAGTTGAATATTTGCGGGAGTATCTAGCAAATTCTGGAAATGAATTGTTAAAGTTCCCTGAACCATTTCCGTTGCCACTTGAGCCATCAGTTATGATATGTGGATGCTACCCCGAGGAATCATCggttttcaaatcttcGTTGGCACCGTTGAAAATCACCCTAAAAACCATAGAAAATAAGAAACATGGACACACCACTTCGCAGTTATTTGGAAAACGATCAAGATATGGGAAATATCCGTTGATGTTTAAAATAGGTGACGATTTAAGGCAGGATCAATTGgtaattcaaattatagATTTAATGGACCAACTTTTGAAGAATGAAAATCTTGACTTGAAGCTTACACCGTATAAAATATTGGCTACCAGCCCAATTGCCGGGTTGATTCAGTTTGTTCCCAACGAAACTTTGGACTCTATTCTATCCAAGACCTATCCAGCATCGGTTACACATTCCGGTGGTCGTAGTGGTGAAACTGATGTGCCACCATCAGTATCAAACAATGGCATTTTAAACTATCTTCGTCTTCATAGTCAAGAGCAACAATCAGAAGAGCCCATATCCAAGAGCATTCTAAGTACTAGTAATAGTCAGTCCAATACTGAAGTTCCAGTTTTACCTCGTCAGCCTAGACCAACAATAACTTCAGATTTGGGTGTATCGCCGATCCTTATGGACAATTATGTCAAGTCATGTGCTGGCTATTGTGTAATAACCTATATCTTGGGGGTTGGAGATCGACACTTGGACAATTTGTTGCTTTCACCCAATGGGAAGTTTTGGCATGCAGATTTTGGCTACATACTTGGCCGCGACCCCAAGCCTTTCCCTccattaatgaaattgccTATTCAAGTGATTGATGGGATGGGAGGTTTGCACCACGAGAATTATAATGTTTTTAAAAGTTATTGTTTTATCACTTATACGACATTGCGTAAGAACAGCAacttgattttgaatttgttcCAATTGATGTTGGATGCCAATATTCCTGATATCCAATTTGATCCACTGAGAGTGATAGAAAAAGTGCAAGAAAAGTTTTGTTTACAAATgactgaagaagaagcgATCTTACATTTCCAAAACTTGATTAATGATAGTGTAAACGCGTTTCTACCAGTTGTTATAGATAGATTACATAGTTTAGCGCAGTACTGGAGGGCTTAA
- a CDS encoding serine/threonine protein kinase (stpk), putative (deleted EC_number 2.7.1.37;~Similar to S. cerevisiae KIN28;~Similar to S. pombe CRK1;~Similar to C. albicans KIN28) encodes MSTAEVATKPSVPSKPAAKQISNYTKEKKVGEGTYAVVYLGKQISTKRQIAIKEIKTGLFKDGLDMSALREVKYLQELKHPNVIELIDVFSATNNLNLVLEFLPCDLEVLIKDKSIVFKSADIKSWLLMTLRGIHHCHRNFILHRDLKPNNLLLAPDGQLKIADFGLARALVNPNEDLSSNVVTRWYRAPELLFGARHYTGAVDIWSIGIIFAELMLRIPYLAGKDDVDQLDVTFRAYGTPTEQIWPNVSSLPMYNALHVYPPPSRQELRNRFSAATEKALDLLISMTQLDPSRRCDSTQALLHEYFTESPRPTDPKKLPKRSSSEKRENEDEQNNGSKRRHV; translated from the coding sequence ATGTCTACTGCAGAAGTGGCAACGAAACCATCTGTGCCTTCTAAACCAGCAGCTAAACAAATTCTGAATTACaccaaagaaaagaaagtagGGGAAGGTACATATGCTGTTGTGTATTTGGGCAAACAAATTTCCACCAAACGTCAAATTGCcattaaagaaatcaaaacagGATTATTCAAAGATGGGTTGGATATGTCGGCGTTAAGAGAAGTTAAATATTTGcaagaattgaaacatCCCAACGTCATTGAATTAATAGATGTATTTTCAgcaacaaataatttaaactTGGTATTGGAGTTTCTACCTTGTGATTTGGAAgttttaattaaagataaatcgattgttttcaaatcagCCGATATCAAGTCGTGGCTTTTAATGACATTACGTGGGATCCATCATTGTCATCGGAATTTCATTTTACATCGTGATTTGaaaccaaataatttattattggcACCTGATggacaattgaaaatagcAGATTTTGGTCTTGCACGAGCATTGGTAAATCCTAACGAGGATTTGTCATCGAATGTTGTTACTAGATGGTATAGGGCTccagaattattatttggtgCTCGACATTATACTGGAGCAGTTGATATTTGGTCAATAGGGATAATATTCGCTGAATTAATGCTTCGAATACCATATTTGGCAGGTAAAGATGATGTTGATCAATTAGATGTTACATTCAGAGCCTATGGAACACCCACAGAACAAATATGGCCAAACGTTTCCAGCTTGCCAATGTATAATGCCCTTCATGTGTATCCACCACCTTCAAGACAAGAATTGCGTAATAGGTTTAGTGCTGCCACGGAAAAAGCCCttgatttgttgatatCGATGACCCAATTGGATCCAAGTAGAAGATGTGATTCTACGCAGGCGTTGTTGCATGAATATTTCACAGAATCACCACGTCCAACTGacccaaaaaaattaccGAAAAGGTCTTCCTCAGAGAAGAGAGAAAATGAAGACGAACAGAATAATGGTTCTAAAAGAAGGCATGTTTAG
- a CDS encoding Sister-chromatid cohesion-and DNA replication-associated protein, putative (Similar to C. albicans CTF4;~Similar to S. cerevisiae CTF4;~Similar to S. pombe MCL1) has protein sequence MSHQKISAFPDGNSFVHFNHSIGKLIIANSEGLMKILNTNDPESQPISIDILDNLTSLSSNEDKSIVLTTTEGKLELIDLSTNTSKGVLYRSELPLRDTVFINQGNRVLCGGDENKLVIVDLQTTGSEDDDDNNIVSTITLPDQVVNISYNMAGELSAISLSNGNVQIYSVVNEQPNLIYTISSVIPTKIHTSMDKVDYNDEHHDELFSTKTQWSINGQFLLVPTVDNQIHVYDRQDWTKVVKKFTNDNVKIIDFNLSAQGNLAIMSLNSFKVFNFSSEKLINEDDFEFDEDGYPLNIIWKDNNLFVGSTVGETLHLRNAVKGKTDDVLTSLFISDAEEDEEEDENGSRKKGVVEEDEGNDTDALLRDSDDEQDINIEDRVGQRKRNRRPYKLHEEDDLVIDEDDNENLGFDDRGMSNGYSTNGHKRYKSRSPLEAAPPKASKIKPYSPGSTPFEHRGTSADRRYLTMNNIGYTWVVQNKDTTDDATNGSGGNSITVSFFDRSLNTEYHFTDYHNFDLASMNQRGVLLGTSSAGQIYYRSHNEATNDSWDKRLPLLVGEYITSICITNNASATNTIIVGTNLGYLRFFNQFGVCINILKTSPIVTLIASATAKLFMINQIATNVYSYSILDINQDYKYIQHNAPMPLKDHFQLIKGIFFNEFNDPCIVGGEDDTLLILHSWRESNNAKWIPILNCHKVLTEYGSNSNKKNWKCWPLGFVGDKLNCLILKNNSQYPGFPLPLPIELEVELPIKVKYEEDEAEENFLRSLTLGKLISDSLNDELPGEVDEDEVMERLNQYSLLFDKSLLKLFGESCKESKLGKAFSIARLIKTDKALLAASRIAERMEFLNLASKIGQLRESLVDIDGDSD, from the coding sequence ATGTCACACCAAAAGATATCTGCTTTTCCGGATGGGAACTCTTTTGTTCATTTTAACCACTCCATTGgtaaattgataattgcCAATAGTGAAGGATTAATGAAAATCCTTAACACTAATGATCCTGAATCCCAACCCATCTCGATTGACATTTTAGATAATTTGACGTCGTTATCATCTAATGAAGATAAATCCATTGTGCTAACAACTACTGAAGGGAAATTAGAACTTATTGATTTATCCACCAACACATCCAAAGGTGTTTTATATAGATCTGAATTACCATTACGTGACACTGTATTTATTAACCAGGGAAACCGGGTATTATGTGGAGGAGATGAGAATAAATTggttattgttgatttgcAAACCACTGGTAGtgaggatgatgatgacaatAATATAGTTAGCACCATTACATTACCTGATCAAGTAGTCAATATTTCTTATAATATGGCGGGAGAATTATCAGCAATTAGTTTATCAAATGGTAATGTTCAAATCTATTCAGTGGTGAATGAACAACCAAACTTGATTTATACTATAAGCAGTGTGATCCCGACTAAAATTCACACGTCAATGGACAAAGTTGATTACAACGATGAACATCATGATGAATTATTCAGTACCAAAACTCAATGGTCCATCAATGGACAATTTTTATTGGTCCCCACTGTTGATAATCAGATTCATGTATATGATAGACAGGATTGGACTAAAGTTGTTAAAAAGTTCACTAATGATAATgttaaaataattgatttcaatttactGGCTCAAGGTAATTTAGCTATAATGTCattaaattcattcaaaGTGTTCAACTTTAGTAGTGAGAAATTAATcaatgaagatgattttGAGTTTGATGAAGATGGGTATCCATTGAATATCATTTGGAAAGATaacaatttgtttgttggaAGTACTGTTGGTGAGACTTTGCATTTGCGCAATGCTGTCAAGGGTAAAACCGATGATGTCTTAACCAGCTTATTTATAAGTGAtgctgaagaagatgaagaggAAGATGAGAATGGTAGCAGGAAAAAAGGAGTTGTCGAAGAAGACGAAGGTAATGACACTGATGCATTGTTAAGAGATTCTGATGATGAGCAAgatattaatattgaagATAGAGTTGGCCAACGTAAGAGAAATCGCAGACCCTATAAGTTGcatgaagaagatgactTGGTTatagatgaagatgataatgaaaactTGGGATTCGATGATAGAGGGATGTCCAATGGATATAGCACTAATGGACACAAAAGATATAAATCTCGTTCACCTTTGGAAGCAGCACCACCTAAAGCATCCAAAATCAAACCATATTCACCAGGGTCTACTCCTTTTGAACATCGAGGCACTTCTGCTGACAGAAGGTATTTGACAATGAATAATATTGGATACACATGGGTTGTTCAAAACAAAGACACGACAGATGATGCTACAAATGGCAGTGGAGGGAACAGCATTactgtttcattttttgacAGATCACTAAATACTGAATATCATTTTACCGACTATcataattttgatttggcATCGATGAATCAACGAGGAGTGTTATTAGGTACTAGTTCGGCAGGACAAATTTATTACCGATCCCATAATGAAGCAACTAATGATTCTTGGGATAAGAGGTTACCGTTGCTAGTAGGGGAATACATAACAAGCATTTGCATCACCAATAATGCCTCGGCAACAAATACGATCATTGTTGGTACCAACTTGGGATACTTGCGAttcttcaatcaatttggtGTTTGCATTAATATACTTAAAACATCACCAATAGTGACATTGATTGCATCAGCAACTGCTAAATTATTTATGATTAATCAAATAGCCACCAATGTTTATTCGTACCTGATACTTGACATAAATCAAGACTATAAATATATCCAACACAATGCACCGATGCCATTGAAAGATCATTTCCAGTTAATCAAGGggatttttttcaatgaatttaatgatCCATGTATAGTTGGTGGAGAGGATGATacattgttgattttaCATTCATGGAGAGAATCCAATAATGCCAAATGGATTCCTATTTTGAACTGTCATAAAGTATTAACTGAATATGGGTCCAACtcaaacaagaagaattggaaatgCTGGCCATTGGGATTTGTTggtgataaattgaattgcttgattttgaagaataATAGTCAATACCCTGGTTTcccattaccattaccaattGAATTGGAGGTGGAATTACCAATCAAAGTTAAATATGAAGAGGATGAAGCAGAAGAGAATTTCTTGCGTTCATTGACACTAGGTAAATTGATATCAGATTCTcttaatgatgaattacCTGGAgaagttgatgaagatgaggTTATGGAGagattaaatcaatatagtcttttgtttgataaatctttattgaaattatttggGGAATCTTGTAAAGAAAGCAAACTTGGTAAAGCATTTAGTATTGCTAGATTAATCAAGACAGATAAAGCCTTATTGGCTGCTTCCAGAATAGCAGAGAGAATGGAATTTTTGAACCTTGCATCCAAAATTGGTCAATTAAGAGAACTGTTGGTAGATATAGACGGGGATAGTGATTAA
- a CDS encoding peptidyl-methionine N-acetyl transferase (GNAT family), putative (Similar to C. albicans NAT3;~Similar to Mus musculus NAT5;~Similar to S. cerevisiae NAT3), with the protein MTSIKPFQMEDLFELNPVNLDPLTENFNVSFYSQYLIEWPQLFYKSVETPYDQASGYMMAKTEGQLSKKEWHTHITAVTVSDQYRRIGLASKLCLELENLTQVKDTLFIDLFVKVTNTLGRILYEKLGYSVFRRVVGYYGREMHIDRNKIDDSVDAFDMRKSLPRDVNNETVRENGEKVYVLPNEVVF; encoded by the coding sequence ATGACATCAATAAAACCATTTCAAATGGAAGATCTATTTGAATTGAACCCAGTTAACTTAGACCCATTAACGGAAAACTTCAATGTATCATTCTATTCCCAATACTTAATTGAATGGCCAcaattgttttataaaTCTGTTGAAACTCCATATGATCAAGCTAGCGGATATATGATGGCAAAAACAGAAGGTCAATTATCGAAAAAGGAATGGCACACGCATATCACTGCAGTGACAGTTCTGGATCAATACCGTAGAATTGGATTAGCTTCGAAATTATGTcttgaattggaaaatttaACTCAAGTCAAAGACACGTTattcattgatttatttgtcAAAGTGACCAATACTTTGGGAAGAATATTATACGAAAAACTCGGGTATAGTGTCTTTAGAAGAGTCGTGGGATATTATGGTCGAGAGATGCACATTGATCGAAATAAGATTGATGACTCCGTGGATGCTTTTGATATGAGGAAACTGTTGCCCCGAGATGTAAATAATGAGACCGTTAGAGAAAACGGGGAGAAAGTGTACGTGCTACCGAATGAAGTAGTTttttag
- a CDS encoding cytokinesis and cell polarization-associated protein, putative (Similar to C. albicans CYK3;~Similar to S. cerevisiae CYK3) has product MTSTALPPLPFKVKTIVSWAGEEEGDLGFMENEIVQVFSIVDESWWSGKLRRNGAEGIFPKDYVTVLEDKLNHSMSSLSLQDGRTTPTKQVDDHSRRSAGTTPLGNFSKLKTSQSFANDSIEYDQDHSFNQSFDDRYSKTFTPTKGNVRSSKYMSSSMNHPKNKLTYQQQEELLRQKEKEIEYFRTMQQQQSYQVKPKVNDSKRLSFQHAHHSSPDVASRLHQLDYTSPTSLKSPSYGDVPHSQTGKYQHLLNNFVAAPDATPTKTSKRATMASFEPEYPDEFDEIAKKKAQLEIELERLKQLEKLSKKTAMKSPIHKDSGSVNSYSGTDDTSKKNSSKDDLSKKLSRYVTDEDEAGYDLQYSPSGGDESPPPPPPPKHITPNKTYGYVRDDHVNKPVPRVPFDADDFRISTNSQGVADEDAYLKLSLKQEELKNSIKSLQSDVLNLSELSATSAGSFLRHKYERDLQASQLSLGHISVEEHHEEEQDKTSDVMETVFQDKKPKQSNIFKKLLRKNHDDIHPIERTIQRQEQIDWATFKSDINRMNSLTSHDKQSRTKRVVRQDGSLIVKPLDFISEINTNETVGPEDDELDLEKVQYGKIDTFMSNYDLSYDLNELISDISIKFHSSVINQVRCILVHLCKFEIIEETSKISQQKPKLSEIQHSGKATIFQINYIFKKILDALKIPCEVVLGFWKKPNEFYHNEQYVINHCWLSVLVDNNFRIMDIYNFKTTSVCNLRQQKLNEFYFLAEPLSLVSTHIPCIIDLQHVVPPIDPNIAFYLPRTYSGFYKNGLAFRNFNNALTRINDLEIFELELDIPTTVELFTLVKTARATTNELSLCQIKWVNHKRVAKIKAVLPEKESVGVLQIFAGPKGLQKHFDNIHELAIVIPLSHEGTSKPTKFVQRFPTVQSQKNDLYITKPQTSKIVSNNMYNFEIEQYPSKGLNSGSGLMNQDFKLVIESPSGKYYKLNKEDYSKPYGLYSLNIKCQEMGLYRGLVIGDSGTSWYVFAQWECIGSTVAN; this is encoded by the coding sequence ATGACATCAACAGCATTGCCTCCACTCCCATTTAAAGTGAAAACTATTGTGTCATGGGCaggtgaagaagaaggagatTTGGGTTTTATGGAGAATGAAATTGTGCAAGTTTTTTCCATTGTCGATGAAAGTTGGTGGAGTGGGAAATTACGAAGGAATGGTGCTGAAGGGATATTCCCTAAGGACTATGTGACAGTTTTGGAAGATAAATTGAACCATTCCATGTCATCCTTGTCATTGCAAGATGGACGAACTACTCCAACGAAACAAGTAGACGACCACAGCAGAAGAAGTGCTGGGACAACCCCACTTGGGAATTTCtccaaattgaaaacaagtCAAAGTTTTGCCAACGATTCAATAGAGTATGACCAGGACCATAGTTTTAACCAAAGCTTTGATGACAGATATTCTAAAACATTTACACCAACAAAGGGAAATGTTCGATCTTCCAAATACATGCTGTCTTCAATGAATCACCcgaaaaacaaattgacTTATCAACAGCAAGAAGAGTTATTGAGacaaaaggaaaaggaaatcGAATATTTTAGAACCatgcaacaacagcaaagTTATCAGGTCAAACCTAAAGTCAATGATTCCAAACGGTTATCATTTCAACATGCACATCATAGTAGTCCAGATGTTGCATCTAGACTTCATCAATTGGATTATACATCGCCGACAAGCTTGAAATCACCATCTTATGGTGATGTACCACATTCTCAAACTGGTAAATATCAACATttgttaaacaattttGTTGCTGCACCAGATGCCACGCCTACGAAAACTAGTAAGCGGGCTACCATGGCTTCTTTTGAACCAGAGTATCCTGATGAATTTGACGAGATTGCTAAAAAGAAGGCACAGttagaaattgaattggagAGATTAAAACAGTTGGAAAAGTTATCTAAAAAGACTGCAATGAAAAGTCCTATTCATAAAGATAGTGGGTCAGTCAATTCATATTCCGGGACTGATGACACTTCCAAgaaaaattcatcaaagGATGACTTGAGCAAAAAGCTTTCCAGGTATGTaactgatgaagatgaagctGGCTACGATTTGCAGTACTCGCCaagtggtggtgatgagTCACCACCCCCACCTCCACCTCCAAAACATATTACACCAAATAAAACTTATGGTTACGTGAGAGATGATCACGTAAATAAGCCGGTACCTCGTGTTCCATTTGATGCCGATGATTTTAGAATATCTACCAACTCTCAAGGAGTAGCAGATGAAGATGCTTACCTCAAGCTATCTttaaaacaagaagaattgaaaaattctaTCAAATCTTTGCAAAGTGACGTTTTGAATTTGTCGGAATTAAGTGCTACAAGTGCTGGCTCTTTCCTTAGACATAAATACGAAAGAGATTTGCAAGCTAGTCAATTGAGTCTAGGTCACATTTCAGTAGAGGAACATCATGAAGAGGAACAGGACAAAACATCGGATGTTATGGAAACTGTTTTCCAAGACAAGAAACCCAAGCAGTCcaatatatttaaaaaattgttaagGAAAAATCATGATGATATTCATCCAATAGAAAGAACCATTCAAAGACAGGAGCAAATTGATTGGGCAACGTTCAAATCGGATATAAACAGAATGAATTCGCTAACATCTCATGATAAGCAAAGTAGGACTAAAAGAGTAGTTAGACAAGACGGGTCATTAATTGTTAAACCATTGGATTTTATATCTGAGATAAACACTAATGAAACTGTTGGTCCTGAAGATGATGAGCTTGACTTGGAAAAGGTGCAATATGGTAAAATCGATACATTCATGCTGAATTATGATTTGAGTTatgatttaaatgaattgatttctgatatttcaatcaaatttcaTTCTTCAGTTATCAATCAAGTCCGGTGCATTTTAGTACATTTATGCAagtttgaaattattgaagaGACGTCAAAGATTCTGCAACAAAAGCCAAAGTTATCTGAAATTCAACATAGTGGTAAAGCAactatttttcaaattaattatattttcaaaaaaatattagaCGCATTAAAGATTCCCTGCGAAGTTGTCCTAGGGTTTTGGAAAAAACCAAATGAGTTTTATCATAATGAACAATACGTAATAAACCATTGCTGGCTTTCTGTTTTAGTTGATAACAATTTTAGAATAAtggatatttataattttaaaactaCATCTGTGTGCAATTTACGACAACAAAAGCTCAACGAATTTTATTTCCTTGCTGAGCCATTGAGTTTGGTGTCAACACATATTCCTTGTATCATTGATTTGCAACACGTTGTCCCACCTATAGATCCAAACATTGCATTCTATTTACCCCGCACGTATTCAGGTTTCTACAAAAACGGATTGGCATTtagaaatttcaataatgcATTGACTAGAATCAATGACTTGGAGATTTTTGAGTTAGAACTCGACATCCCTACCACTGTTGAACTTTTCACCCTTGTGAAAACCGCAAGAGCAACTACTAACGAATTAAGTTTGTGTCAAATTAAATGGGTCAATCACAAGCGTGTTGCTAAAATCAAAGCAGTATTGCCCGAAAAGGAATCAGTGGGTGTTTTGCAAATATTTGCTGGCCCCAAGGGGTTGCAAAAGCATTTCGACAATATTCATGAATTAGCAATTGTGATTCCATTATCTCATGAAGGTACATCTAAACCAACCAAATTTGTACAAAGATTCCCCACTGTGCAGAGTCAGAAAAATGATTTGTACATAACGAAGCCACAGACCAGTAAAATAGTTTCCAATAATATGTATAATTTTGAGATCGAACAATATCCTTCTAAAGGGTTGAATTCAGGTTCTGGTTTAATGAATcaagatttcaaattggtCATTGAGTCACCTTCTGGGAAATActataaattgaataaagaaGATTATTCCAAACCATACGGATTATACTCACTAAATATCAAGTGCCAGGAGATGGGGTTGTATAGAGGACTAGTTATTGGAGATAGTGGTACTAGTTGGTATGTTTTCGCTCAATGGGAATGCATAGGTAGCACAGTTGCAAATTAA